Proteins encoded by one window of Mercenaria mercenaria strain notata chromosome 4, MADL_Memer_1, whole genome shotgun sequence:
- the LOC123551499 gene encoding threonylcarbamoyl-AMP synthase-like, producing the protein MPRLIARVSTAIRFFQHFQVIRRRNMNLTCEKVVKLGENGNQKPVELAAESLLNGHIIAVPTDTIYGIAGLAQNSDAIGRIYNIKRRDLRNPIAISVGTVQDFYKWSKVVVPAELLEDLLPGPVTVVLQRSDQLNPDLNPGTDLVGIRIPNHPFIINLAQKCGGPIALTSANISSTKSTLNVQEFHELWPQLDLICDGGQLGDTEFSRRGSTVVDLSVRGKYKIIRDGSAKKETVELLEEKYSLVEQT; encoded by the exons ATGCCGAGATTGATTGCACGTGTGTCAACTGCCATTAGATTTTTCCAACATTTTCAGGTCATACGAAGGAGGAACATGAATCTCACATGTGAAAAAGTCGTCAAACTGGGTGAAAACG GTAACCAGAAACCAGTAGAGCTTGCAGCAGAAAGCCTGTTAAATGGACATATTATTGCTGTACCAACAGACACTATATATGGGATAGCTGGTCTAGCCCAGAATTCTGATGCTATCGGCAGGATATACAACATCAAGAGACGAGATCTCAGGAACCCCATTGCTATCAGTGTAGGCACTGTACAGGACTTTTACAA ATGGAGTAAGGTTGTTGTGCCAGCGGAACTGCTGGAGGACCTGTTGCCTGGACCAGTGACTGTAGTCCTGCAGCGGTCCGATCAGCTCAACCCAGATCTTAATCCTGGAACAGACCTTGTAGGCATCCGCATACCTAATCATCCTTTCATCATTAACCTGGCTCAGAAATGCGGGGGACCAATAGCTTTGACAAGTGCCAACATATCATCTACAAAAAGTACTCTAAACGTTCAG GAATTCCATGAATTGTGGCCTCAATTGGACCTTATATGTGATGGTGGCCAATTAGGGGACACAGAATTTTCTAGACGAGGGTCCACAGTTGTTGATCTTTCAGTCAGaggaaaatacaaaataatcagGGACGGAAG